The following proteins are co-located in the Silene latifolia isolate original U9 population chromosome 1, ASM4854445v1, whole genome shotgun sequence genome:
- the LOC141655364 gene encoding uncharacterized protein LOC141655364 yields the protein MKEELQADMLSVTGFQEGKMPFRYLGVQIQPGKVSKKDYSCLVEKMVVRIRSLGVKKLSYAGRVILINAVLNTLYNYWAAMFVIPKAAIKRVEAICRNFLWDSCTDYHRVPLVGWDRVIMPKSAGGLGVKKASIWNIASVGKLVSWIYSKADRLWIKWIDSVYLKGANWHDYTPANDSTWTWKTIYKVKEKIKNGFIDNCWTPHQKGYTVGNGYEWLMGLLPTQTWTKIVWNEWNVPKHSFNSWLIMQEGLNTKTKLYAYGCCQDDMCILCAKQPETSEHLFNECKFSAKYRSVLKIGLNDLSPLSLSY from the coding sequence ATGAAAGAGGAATTGCAGGCTGATATGCTTTCAGTCACAGGATTCCAGGAAGGAAAAATGCCTTTCAGGTATCTAGGAGTTCAAATTCAGCCAGGAAAGGTCTCAAAAAAAGACTACAGCTGTCTTGTGGAGAAGATGGTGGTAAGAATTAGAAGCCTTGGAGTTAAAAAGTTGTCCTATGCTGGTAGGGTTATCCTTATAAACGCAGTCCTTAACACCTTGTATAACTATTGGGCTGCGATGTTTGTCATTCCTAAAGCTGCTATTAAGAGAGTTGAGGCTATTTGCAGAAATTTTCTGTGGGATAGTTGCACTGATTACCATAGAGTACCCTTGGTAGGTTGGGATAGAGTCATTATGCCAAAATCTGCAGGAGGACTTGGGGTTAAAAAAGCCAGTATCTGGAACATAGCCTCAGTAGGAAAATTGGTGAGTTGGATTTATTCGAAGGCAGATAGACTTTGGATTAAATGGATTGACAGTGTTTACCTTAAAGGAGCAAACTGGCATGACTATACTCCTGCAAATGATTCCACTTGGACTTGGAAGACTATTTATAAGGTGAAGGAGAAGATTAAGAATGGATTTATTGACAATTGCTGGACTCCTCACCAGAAAGGGTATACAGTTGGTAATGGTTATGAATGGCTAATGGGACTACTTCCTACTCAGACTTGGACAAAAATTGTGTGGAACGAATGGAATGTGCCCAAACACTCATTcaattcttggttgataatgcAAGAAGGTCTGAATACTAAAACAAAGCTTTATGCTTATGGATGCTGTCAGGATGATATGTGCATTCTGTGTGCTAAACAGCCTGAAACCAGTGAACATTTATTCAATGAATGCAAGTTCAGTGCCAAGTACAGAAGTGTGTTGAAGATTGGATTGAACGACCTTTCCCCACTGTCACTGAGTTACTGA